The DNA sequence CAAGCCGGCTGTTCACTGGCAGATGGTTGTAGTGGCGAAGGTTTGCGTGCGATGCGTGAGAAATATCCGAATGCATTAATTGCGACTTACATCAACTGTAACGCCGAAACAAAAGCAGAATCAGATATTATCGTGACAAGTTCCAATGCCGAAACGATTATTCGATCTTTGCCAGATGACCGACCAATTATTTTCGCACCGGATAAAAATCTAGGGAAATATTTAATAAAGAAAACCGGTCGCGACATGATTCTCTGGGACGGAAGTTGTATCGTTCACGAAGCATTTTCTATGGAAAGAATCGCCCAGCAAATGGCCGATAATCCACACGCTAAATTGATCGCACATCCCGAAAGTGAAACGCCAGTTTTGGACTTGGCCCATTTCGTTGGCTCCACTTCTGCGCTTTTAAATTTTGTCGAAAAAGACGACGCTCAGGAATTCATCGTAGCGACTGAAGAAGGAATTCTACACGAAATGCAAAAACGCGCTCCACATAAAAAATTAATGCCTGCCTTGGTTTTCGACGAATCTTGTAATTGTTCAGAATGCTTTTACATGAAAAGAAACACGCTGGAAAAACTCTATCTCTGCATGAAATACGAATTACCAGAAATCACCATGGACGAAGAATTACGATTGAAAGCCTTGAAACCGATTGAAGCAATGCTGGCACTTTCGACTACGATTAAGTAGCGAGTTGATGAGTATTTGAGTATTTGAAATAAATAAGATTTTGCTTATTTCAAAACTGAAAGCCTCTTGTCTCCTATCTCAGAATCTCTAATCTATTTTGGGCAATCTTTTTTCGCCAACGCTAAACCCTTTCAGCCTTTGAAAGGCTGAAAGGGTTTTCCAAAGCAAAAAAAGCCGGGCTGTCCGTTGCAATTCCTCGCGCCAACGCTCATTCCAACGCTTGCTGTGGGATTTCCACTTCCATCGCTATTGCGGGAGTGCGTTTTTGAGTAGATGGATGGTTGAGCAATTGAACTGAAGAATCATCAATAGGAACGGTTATTATCATTCTGAGTATCTAAAAAAACAGATGAGAAATTGGAATGATCAATAGGAAATTCTATGATTATTCTCAATATCGAAGAAGACAGATTAGGAATTGAAATCATCAATAGGAACGGGCTTTAGCCCGTTTAATAAAAAGGAAAATCAATTGGCTTTAGCCGAAACTTATTTTTAAACATTAAGGTATTAAGGACAATTAAGATTAACGAAACTAACCTCTTGTCATCATATATAAAAATAATGCCTTTGCTAAGTGAAACGCCCCTGCCTGCCGGCAGGCAGGTTTGTGACCGTAATTTATGCAGCATAACATATTAAATCTTTGCGTCTTTGCGTTAAAAAAAATTAAAAAATGACTTCAAAAATAATTATAGAAGACCTCAAAATCTACGCTTATCACGGTGCTCTTCCGGAAGAAACGCTTATCGGAACTTACTATCTTCTCAATGTAGAAGTTCATGCAGATTTATGGAAAGCCGTGGCAACCGATGATTTGAATGATACCATTAACTACGCCGAAATCAACGAAATTATTCACAATGAAATGAAAGTTCCGTCGAAGTTGATGGAACATGTTGCAGGCAGAATTTTGAAAAACATAAAATTAAAATTCAACCAAGTTTCCTTTATTAAAATCAGAATCACCAAAACCAGTCCACCAATGACCGGCGAAATGCACGGCGTAAGTGTGGAAATCGAAAATCAATTTTAATCTTTAAACCGCAAAAGTGGTAAAAGATAAATGCGAAAAAAAGCCACGAATTCACGAATGAAATTATATTAAAAAAAAATCGTGGATTCGTGGCAAAAAATTTCAAATCAAACTCAGAGTCATAATCGTTAACTTTGAAAATTAAATACGTTTTAAGAAACCTATGAAATACATTATACTTTCCTTACTCTCAGCGGTATTGCTGAGTATTTCCTGGCCCACTTACGGAATTCCGTTTTTTATATTTTTTGCGCTCGTTCCTTTATTAATCATTGAACACGACATTTCTAAATTTTCAAAAATCAAAAGAAAAGGCTGGACTATTTTCGGACTCAGTTTCCTCTGTTTTGTAATTTGGAATATCGTAACAACCGGTTGGTTATACGGCGCCAAAAATCCCGACGGCACGCATTCTTTACTTGCGGTCGTCTTTCCAGTAATATTTAATTCTCTATTATATTCGTTTATTTTTCAATGTTACCATTGGTACAAAAATGCACAAGGAACTTATTTCGGACTGGTTTTCTTTGTAGCCATTTGGATGGTTTGGGAAAAACTTCATTTGAGTTGGGAACTGACGTGGCCGTGGTTAAATTTAGGAAATGTGTTTGCCGATTATCCGCAACTGATTCAGTGGTACGATACCTTCGGAGCGACTGGCGGAAGTTTCTGGATTCTCCTGGTGAACATTTTTGCTTTCTACACTTTACGAATTTGGGAAGCTGGCAGAAAACAAAAATCATTAATTATCAACTCCTCCGTTCTTATTGCAGGAATTGCTTTACCAATGTTAATTTCAGTGGTAAAATATAAAAACTTCGATTTAAAACCAATCGGATCGGTTAACGTTTTAATGCTACAACCGGAATTGAATCCATACACCGAGAAATATTCTAAAGACAGTTTAACTATTTTAAATGACTTGCTTACTTTAGCCGAAGTAAATTCAAAAGGGCAAATCGATTATTATATTGGTCCTGAAACGTCACTTCCTGGCTTTGGATCTATTTCAGAAACCGGCTTTGAGGACAGTGAACTTTTAAATAAGACGAAAGAATTTTTAACAAAACATCCGAAATCTGTGTTTGCAACCGGAATTTCGTCGCACCGTTTTTATCCTAATGCAAGTGAGAGATCAAAAACTGCTTATCAAACTTCACAAGGAATGTATGTGGACAGTTATAATTCTGCCGTTCAAATTATTCCGAATCAAAAAGTAGAAGTTTACCACAAAGGAAAATTAGTTCCGGGCGTTGAGATCTTCCCTTATATCAGTGTACTAAAACCACTTCTGGGTGAAGCGATGTTGAATCTCGGCGGAACAACTGCTTCCCTTGGAATTGATGAAGAAAGAAAAGTGTTCAACAATCCTTTTAACAAAGGGAAAATGGCACCGATTATTTGCTACGAAAGTATCTACGGCGAATTCGTGACGGACTATGTGAAAAAAGGCGCGAACTTTTTAGGAATCATGACGAACGATTCTTGGTGGGGCGTAACGCAAGGCCACAAACAACTTTTGGCTTATGCCAGAATGCGCGCCATCGAAACGAGACGTGAAATTGCGAGATCTGCCAACAGTGGGATTTCTGCGCATATCGATGTAAAAGGTGATATTTTAGAAGACACGCTTTACGGCGATAAAACCGCTCTTTTTGCAAAAGTTGATTTGTATGACCATCAAACTTTTTACGTCCGAACGGGCGATATATTTTCAAGATTATGCATCTTCGTTTTTGGCTTCCTGGTATTTTACACTTTAATTAAAAAATTTCAGAATAGAAAGCCGCAAGAACCGATGAAGAAGATTGTGATTAAAAGGTAAAAGAAATGAACCACAAAAGGCACAAAAGTAAAGTGACTAAATAACTTTTTAAAGAGCAAAAAAGGAGACTTCCTATTTATTTTCTGAGCATCTCTGAATAAAATTAATTTCTTCGTTACGTTTTAATGATCAAAATTGATGGCTTTATGAACTTTCAAAAGCATTATTTTCACTTTAATAATAATTAAACTTTGTGACTTTTGTGGTTTATTTTTTCCACATCAATCACATT is a window from the Kaistella flava (ex Peng et al. 2021) genome containing:
- the nadA gene encoding quinolinate synthase NadA → MSTANLDKAKSNLPVRGFLKIDDLIIPQGEDLVKAILDLKKEKNAVILAHYYQPAAIQDIADYLGDSLQLARAAKDTDADMIAFCGVHFMAEAAKILNPTKKVVLPDTQAGCSLADGCSGEGLRAMREKYPNALIATYINCNAETKAESDIIVTSSNAETIIRSLPDDRPIIFAPDKNLGKYLIKKTGRDMILWDGSCIVHEAFSMERIAQQMADNPHAKLIAHPESETPVLDLAHFVGSTSALLNFVEKDDAQEFIVATEEGILHEMQKRAPHKKLMPALVFDESCNCSECFYMKRNTLEKLYLCMKYELPEITMDEELRLKALKPIEAMLALSTTIK
- the folB gene encoding dihydroneopterin aldolase, with the protein product MTSKIIIEDLKIYAYHGALPEETLIGTYYLLNVEVHADLWKAVATDDLNDTINYAEINEIIHNEMKVPSKLMEHVAGRILKNIKLKFNQVSFIKIRITKTSPPMTGEMHGVSVEIENQF
- the lnt gene encoding apolipoprotein N-acyltransferase encodes the protein MKYIILSLLSAVLLSISWPTYGIPFFIFFALVPLLIIEHDISKFSKIKRKGWTIFGLSFLCFVIWNIVTTGWLYGAKNPDGTHSLLAVVFPVIFNSLLYSFIFQCYHWYKNAQGTYFGLVFFVAIWMVWEKLHLSWELTWPWLNLGNVFADYPQLIQWYDTFGATGGSFWILLVNIFAFYTLRIWEAGRKQKSLIINSSVLIAGIALPMLISVVKYKNFDLKPIGSVNVLMLQPELNPYTEKYSKDSLTILNDLLTLAEVNSKGQIDYYIGPETSLPGFGSISETGFEDSELLNKTKEFLTKHPKSVFATGISSHRFYPNASERSKTAYQTSQGMYVDSYNSAVQIIPNQKVEVYHKGKLVPGVEIFPYISVLKPLLGEAMLNLGGTTASLGIDEERKVFNNPFNKGKMAPIICYESIYGEFVTDYVKKGANFLGIMTNDSWWGVTQGHKQLLAYARMRAIETRREIARSANSGISAHIDVKGDILEDTLYGDKTALFAKVDLYDHQTFYVRTGDIFSRLCIFVFGFLVFYTLIKKFQNRKPQEPMKKIVIKR